The Blastopirellula marina genome contains the following window.
GCGTGGGATTGGATCGAAGCGGCTCAGTTTCCCAACGTCAACATCGACCTGATTGCCGGCATGGTGGGCGAGACGTGGGATACCTGGCGAGAAAACATTAAGAAGGTACTCGAGTTCTCGCCTGAGAGCGTCACCATCTACCAGATGGAGCTTCCCTTCAATACGGTCTACTCGCAAGATATCCTAGGCAACAAGATCGAGACACCGGTCGCCGATTGGCCGATGAAGCGTGCTTGGGTGAGCTATGCATTCGACGAACTGGCCAAGGCAGGCTACGCCGTCAGCAGCGCCTACACGATGGTCAAAGACCCTAACAAGGTGAATTTCAGCTATCGCGATAACTTGTTTGGCGGTTCCGACCTACTTGCCACGGGCGTCGCCAGTTTCGGACACATTAGTGGAGTTCACTACCAGAACAAGACCGAGTGGGCCGACTACACCGGGACACTGTTAGAAAAAGGCGAACTCCCCCTTAAGCGAGCCTATCGTCCAACGCCGGAGCAGCTTTTGATTCGCGAAACGATCTTGCTGCTCAAACGAGGCTATCTCGATGCCGACTACTTCCGCCAGAAGTTTGGTGTCGAAATCCTCGAAAAGTGGAGCGACATCTGGAAGCAGTACCAAGAGGAAGGGCTCGTGACTGTCGATGGCGATCGGATCGAACTGACCCGCGACGGCCTACTGCGTGCCGACGGCCTATTGCCGCCGTTCTTCGAGCCGCAGTTCCAGGGAGTGCGGTATACATGAGCGAGTCGCTCGTCTTCATGATGGGGAAGTTCGAGGCGACTTTCCCCACCGACCGCCAGTACTCCAAAAACCACCTATGGGCCACCCGAAGCGGAAATGCATTCCGGTTCGGGTTTTCTGCCTATGCGGTCAGATTGCTGCAGGATGTCTATTTCCTGGAGTGGCAGGTTGACGAAGGTGCTACAATTAAGGAAGGTCAGGAAATCGGCTTTATTGAAAGCAGTAAGGCCGAAAGCGACCTCTATCCTCCCATTGCCGGTGTTCTTGCGCGGTTGAACCCCGATTTGATGAGCGACCCTTCTCGGATTAACGTCGATATGTACGGCGAGGGTTGGCTTTATGAGATTAAAGGCAGTGGCGAAACGCTGCTTTCTCCGCAAGAATACATCGAACACCTCGCGTCGGTCTGGGATGTCACCCAGCGGACCATCAAGGGACAATTGAACGAGTAACCCCATGCCCAAACGTTTGACGGTTGTCGTCAGCCAAGGACAGAGCAACAATCCAGCCAAGCGAAAGCTGGAAGAAGACATCGTGGCGGCGCTGCTATTCGAGCCCGGCATCGAGGTTACGATTGTTCCGCATCTGTACGATCTGAAACCGGACGGCCCCGGGATCATGGGGCTTCAAGCGATCACCACCGACTTTGTCGTCCTGTCCTGGTTATATGAACGTGCCGCTCGCTGGACGCTGGATCGCACCAGCATCCATGGCAAACGGGGCACGACGCTCTTAGTTCACGAGTCGGACGAAGATGACGACGACCTTTTGGACGAGCCTGAAGAAGAATCCAAACTGCGGGTCATCGACAGCCGATCGATGCCCAACCGAATGATCTACTGCATCGACTTGCGGGTATCTAACAACCTGCAAGAGTATGTCGACGAGGTGAAGCGAATCCACCGTGAGGTTTCCACATCGGTAGTCGAACTCGGAGGGCTCAACGGCAACGGCTCGGCCGGGCCCACTCCGCAGCAGCTTGCGCGTGTCGCCCAGCCAACCAACGACACCGCCATCAAGGAAGGTGGGGAACTCGAGAAGCCAATCGAGGCGATTGAACCGTTTCGCATCGAAGAAGATGCCAAACGGCGTTGGTATCCGGTGATCGACTACAGCCGCTGCACCAACTGCATGGAGTGCATCGACTTCTGCCTGTTCGGCGTTTATGGGGTCGATAAGGTCGAAACCATCTTGGTCGAAATGCCGGACAACTGCCGTAAAGGCTGTCCTGCGTGTAGCCGCGTTTGTCCTGAAAACGCGATCATCTTTCCGCAACATAAAACGCCAACCATCGCCGGTAGCGACGAAGTGGCTGGCGGTGGCTTGAAGATCGATTTGTCGCAGCTGTTCGGCAAACCTCAAGAGGACGAAAAGTCGCTCGACGCCGCGGTTCGTGAACGGGACGAACAACTGCTGCTTGCCGGCCGAGAGGCAGTCGGCACGGCGGTCGGTGTCCCCAAACGCCAAGCTGAAAAAGACAGCCGCGAGAAGGACGAGCTCGACGATCTTATCGATGCCGTCGATGAACTCGATATCTAGTTGCGATAGTCCGTGTGACACGCTGAACAGGCCGCTTTGACCTTCTTCAGAGAAGCGGTCGCTTCATTCGATTTGTCGGACTCGATCTGTTTTTTCATGATCAGGATCAACGATTCGGTGTCGGCCAACATTTGGCGGAAGTTCGCATCGTACTGATTCTCTTCCAAGAGACGTCCTGACTCGTGCAATCCCTCTTGCAACAGCAACGCCTGTTGAGCCGGATCAAGATCTTGGTGCTCTGGCGGAGCTTTCCACCCTGCTTTCTCGCAAAGCACCAGCTCGTCGTAGATTCGATCGACCTTAGCCATCGCCGCTGCTAATGATTCAACTTCCGCGGATTCGACCAGCATCGGCAGCTCCGTCGTGATCGGAATAGGATGGAACTCAGTGATCTCTTTCCATAGTCCGCCGTAATCGGAACTGGTCCCGGCACTCCGCATGAAGTCGAGTGCTTCTCCTTCGCTTAGGACATCCGCCTCTCGGCAAGCAACCGCGGCAGCGGCAGGCCCGCGATGTTTTCCGTGATGGCAATGAAAGAAGATCTTGTCTTGCTTGAAGTCTTTCATCACACGTTTGAGCGAGGCTTGGGCGTCGTCCGAGATGCCATCATATCCGATCGGAATATGAACGTAACGCATTCCGTACTTGTGAGCATTCCCGACGTCGGGCTTGGCGCCATCTACCGATACGATCACATTTACGCCCAGTTCTTTCAACGTTTTAAAGCCTTCCTCGCCATGCGGCTGACTACCGCTGACAACATGCGAGGAGATCTTCAGCACATTATCGACGCCTGGCAAGTGCTCCCCATGTGGCAACTTGGAAGGATCTTGGGCGATCGCGAGTGAGGCGGTCGTTAAGAGAAAAAGTACAGCAAAAGGGCGCATGAGATTATCGCGAATCCGAAGGAGCGAGAGATGATCGTGTGGGGTTCGACCTCCTCAGTCTAGTGAGATGCACAGACCGAATCAAATCTTTCGCGCGCAAATCGACTACGCTTGTGTCGTCGAATCTGCTTCCAGCTGGACCAAGTTTTGTGGGGCGGCTGGCGGCTGACCCTCTTGGTGAATCGTAGGCTGCCAGTTCTTGATATCGAAATGCTTCGAGTACGCACCGTAATCGTGAAACGCGTATTTCTTCAACAGCCAATAAACCCAGCTTTTCTCGGGGATCTCGTTGCCGGGATTGTACTGCGAAGGGTTCGACACCAACGCATCGAGCTCTTCATAGGCAGCATGTCGCACAGTAGTATCTTTCGCTTCGTGCTCTTTCGCAAAACTGCTCAACAGATCAGGCCGTTCCAGGATAATACAACCGCGGGTATTCTTGGCGGCCAGTTCGCGGAAGTCACCCAGGAACTCCGATTCGTTAAATACCTGACGCAGGGGTCGTTCGTCGTGAATCGACTCCTTGGCAAACTGAATCACCGGACAAGGTTCGATGTCGCCGTAGGGACTGATATGATGCGTGAACCCGGTCGCTGCTGGACATAAAGCATTGCCATCGGCATCGTGGTAAGCGTCAATAATCGCGATCGGTTTCTTCACCCGCATTTCAACCACGAACTTGCGGACAGCCAGTTGCTGCTCAGGCGTCAGTGCCAAGTCAGGATTGGGCACCGGACCGACCACGCGGTAACCGTGGTACCAGCAATAGAAAACCCCCATTTCAATCAAGCGATCGATCCACTCTTCGCGAAGAAGATCGTCGAAGTTCGATTGGCACAAGCTTGTACAAACGCCAGTCAGAAGTTTGTTGTTGATGCAATTCTGAATGCCTTCCATCGACTTGCTGTACACACCCCCGCGACCGCGACGAACGTCGCTGATGATCTCGGTTCCTTCAATACTGATCAGCGGTGTGACGTTGCCCAACTTGCGAAGTTCTTTGGCAACTTCATCCGTAATGAAATGGCCATTGGTGAAAACCTGGAAGTAGGCATCCTGGTGACGACGGAAGATCTCCAAAATATCGGCATGCATGAACGGTTCGCCGCCGAGGATCCCAAAGAAAGCGTTGCCCATCGCTTTGGCTTCGCCCAGCATCCGATCCATCGCGTCGACGTCGATTTTGGCTTGCTTTGCGGAGACGTCGACCCAGCAACCTTGGCAACGCAAGTTGCAACTGTTGATCACCGAGATGTAAAGAAACGGAGGAAAGAACTCGCCACGCTTCAGCCGAGCTTTATGCTTCTGAACCGAACGTAATCCCTTGAAGCCCATCAACCATAGAAACTTGGCGACAAGTCGTTTATCGGTTTCCAGAAGAGCGCGTTTGGCCAGGCGGAAATACATGCAATAACCTTGAGAGAAATAACGTGCGGCAAGCGATTCATTCTAACGTAAAACATCGTATACGTCAGGGAAAAGAGAGCAATTCCGATCAGCGATCGTATATCGAAGGGATGCAATAAGCAGTCCTTTCTTGTGGATTTCGCGCAGCCATCCAAGCCCCCTGTTTGGTCTGCCTGCCCCCTCACGGATAAAGGATTGGAAGTCAGAGTAAGTTGTGCTGATAATGGGGGAACACCCCATGACTTAGCCAACTGCCATTACGGCTTGCTCGATATATCTTAACTCATGATTGACCCCGCCCGGATTCGTGCTGCCTACGAAATCGCCAAGCAAGATCTCCTGAATCAGCGGGACTCTTCTGGCCATTGGATTGGCGAACTATCGACCTCGAGCCTTTCGACAGCGACGGCTGTGAGCGCATTGCAACTCGCTTTGCGAAATAGCTCACAATCGAGCGAAGCGGATGTCGCCCTCATTCGTAAGGGCGTCGATTACTTGCTATCCCACCAGAATGAGGATGGTGGGTGGGGAGATACCGACCTTAGCTATTCGAATATCGCCACCACGATGCTCACGGTGGCGGCCCTGACGCTAACGGGCGATGCCGAGAAAAACCCAAGTGTCCTGTCAGCAGCTAACCAGTACATCGAGCAAAAAGGGGGAATTCCTGGGCTGCGGGCGAGGTATGGCAGAGACAAGACATTCGCAGTTCCCATTCTGACCAATTATGCCCTCGCCGGTTTGGTCGACTGGAAAGAAGTCGCTCCCTTACCGTTCGAGGCCGCCGTTCTGCCGCAAGCGTTTTACAAATTCATCCAACTACCCGTGGTCAGCTACGCGATTCCAGCGCTCGTGGGCATAGGTCAGGCCAAGTACTACCACGATAAACCTTGGAATCCATTTTCTCGGATGGCCCGAGCCGCCACGTTCAACATGGCAGCTCAAGTCCTCACCAAGATGCAGCCAAAAAGTGGCGGCTATTTAGAGGCGATCCCACTGACCAGCTTTGTGGTGATGAGCCTAGCCGCAACCGGACGGGCCAACAGCGAGGTCGCTCAGAACGGGCTCCGATTCATCCGTGAAAGCGTTCGACCGGATGGCAGCTGGCCCATTGATACCAACCTGGCAACTTGGGTCACAACGCTTTCGATCAACGCGCTTTCGGTGTTGGACGACGACGATTCGCATCTCACGCTCGACTGCCTGGAATGGCTGTTGGATTGCCAGACGAAAGACGTCCACCCGTTCACTGGGGCTGCCCCAGGTGCTTGGGGTTGGACCGATTTGAGTGGCAGCGTCCCAGATGCCGACGATACCCCAGGAGCGTTGCTGGCACTGCGTCACTTTTACGATCGAGGCGATCTCGACGACAATACGCGGCAAAGAATCCGCGCCGCGGCTCAACGAGGCTGTCGCTGGCTGATCGATCTCCAGAATAGAGATGGTGGTTGGCCAACATTCTGTCGCGGCTGGGGAACTCAACCGTTTGATCGCAGCGGTAGCGATCTCACGGCGCATGCGATGCGCGGATTACTGGCTTGGATCAACGAGCTCCATCCACGGGAATACCAGCGGTTGATCCAAGGTAAGTGGTATCTTTTCAATCAACAGAAGGGAGGCCCATGGCTGCCGCTGTGGTTTGGCAATCAAGATCGTGAGGAAGAAGACAATCCGATCTACGGAACCTCGAAAGTCTTGAGCTACTTCCGTGATACGCATAACCTTGAATACGAACTGCATACTCCAGCGCCACCGACGATTGTTCCCAAGAATGCCATTCGCTGGCTCACCTCTCAGCAAAACGAAGATGGTGGTTTTGGGGGGGGCAACTCCATTCGGGATGCCTCGGTGGGTCGTTACGAAAGCACGGTAGAAGAGACAGCGTTGGCCATTGAAGGCCTGCTTTGCGACGATAAGGGAATCGAAAATCACCCAGAGTTAGAAAAAGCACTCGATTGGTTGTGCCGCCGCGTTGAAGAAAATTCCCATGTCGAATGTTCGCCAATCGGTTTTTACTTCTCTAAGCTGTGGTATTATGAAAAGCTCTATCCGCGAATCATGACTGTCAGTGCGTTAGCGTATGCCTGCAAAGCCATTCAAGCCGCACCGAGCAGCAGCGTCCTAAGCGGAAGTGGAACCGAGAACTGAGTTAAGCAACCTTGCCTATGCCTTCCCCCTCCCAGCCTGAAGCCAACAGCGGCGTCAAGAAGCGGGTCTCCCGCCGCCGCAAAACGGCCCATCTGAAACAAGTTCCTGATCGCTTGGCGCTGCGCGAAGAGATTCAGAACCGCTGTTACCAGATCTGCGAGAAGCTCGACAAGTCGCGTCCACTGTCCAAGGACGAGATGGAGAAGATCGTCCGTCAGCTTCTGACAGAGATGGAGCTTCCCGAGTCCTACGTCGGCTGGACGATGGTAATGATGGCCTCGGCCTTCTGGCGCGACCAGGTTTCTGCTATTCCGCCCGAACGTCGCTTATTTCTGTTACCTCACTGCCTGAAGCATGCCGAAGGCTGTCCGGCCGACTACGACCAGTTCGGACTCGACTGCAAGACTTGCGGCGCCTGCAGCATCGCCGATTATCGCACCCAAGCCGAGGAGTTGGGCTATCGTGTGCTAGTCGCCGAAGGCTCGCCAATTGTGATGAAGATTCTCGTCAGCGGTTACGTCGATGCTGTCGTCGGCGTTGCCTGCTTGAACGTGCTCGAGAAAGCGTTCGACAAGATCTTACTGGCCGGCATCCCTTGCATGGCCGTGCCGCTGCATTCAAGCGATTGTCGAAACACCTCCGTTGACGAGCAGTGGGTGTTCGACATGATCCACCTGCCGCATCGTGAGCCACAGCAAAAGACGGCCACGTATGTCCACTTGATGCGTGCCGCTCAAGACATGTTCGAGCGAGAAGAGCTGACTCGTTTGATCGCGCCTCAACGTCAAACCGAAGCAACCGCTCACGCGAAACTTGCCGATCTACCGAATCTCGATCCGATCGGTGCCACCGAACAACTGGCAATCGACTTCATCGGTCGAGGTGGCAAGTATTCGCGTCCGTTCACCACACTGGCCGTTTACGATTCGCTCACCGGCGGCCAAGGTACCACGGCTAACGGAGCAACCCACGTAGCAGAGTACTCCGATGCCGTTAAACGCGGCGCGCTCGCTATCGAAACCTTCCACAAAGCTTCGCTCGTTCACGACGACATCGAAGACGATGACGAATTCCGCTACGGTGAGCCAACCGTCCATCGCCAGTTCGGCGTTTCGACCGGGATTAATCTCGGCGATTATATGATTGGCCTTGGTTACCGCTTGGTCAGCCGCGAGGTAAAAACCTTGGGGCCGGAAGTCGTCTCCAAGATTGTTGATCACCTGGCCGAAGCTCACATGCGTTTGTCGGAAGGACAAGGTGCCGAACTGTTGTGGCGTGATTCGGTCAGCAAAGAGTTGACTCCTATCGATGCCTTGAAAATATATGCGTTGAAAACTTCGCCAGCGTTTGAAGCCGCATTGCACTGCGGTATCGCCCTGGCGAAGAGCAAGGATGAGTATCGGGACGAGATGCGAAAGTTCGCTCGTCACGTCGGCGTCGCCTTCCAGATCTTGAATGACCTGAAAGATTGGCTCGGCGATTCGGACAACAAGTTATCTGCAGGCAACGATATCATTGGCGGCCGTCCCACGGTCCTATGGGCGTTAGCACTACAAAGCCTGAAGGATGATCGCAAAGCGGAATTGATCCAGGTTGCGAATGCACCAGACTTAACCGCTCATGCGAAGATTCAGCGAGTGCGAAGCCTGTACCTCGAAGGAGGCGTTTTCGAAGCGGCGGAACAGCTTGTGGAGAAATATCGGGCAAAAGCGGAAGAAATCGCCGACGGCATCGAACCCGAACCATTCCGTCGATTGTTGTATTATTTAGTGGATTCCATTTTGGAAACCACGGAAGATCACAAACCGACGATCGTGATACCAACCACGACGCTGGAGTTCCCCTTGGCCGCACCCACTTCGTAAATCCCGCCCCAAATCGATTGCCGAACGCTTCTTCGTTTGCCGCCCCCATCCCCATGCCAGGCAGCGTAGCGTTCAAAACTAAACGGTTGGCCACCTCAAGTTCGTCCACTTTCCCGCAGCAAAGGAAACGACGTGAAATCGTCTCGCCACACGATGCCTGAGTTGAGCCAATTGATCGCTCTATTTTACGACCAGCCGGAAAAGCTCGGGCAATTCGAAGAAGTATCTGCTGAGCAGACTCCTCCGCCGTTTCATCAACTGTTGGCCCACAACGAACACATGACGGTCACCGTTGAGAAGTTCCACGGCTGCAACGTGGACGTTAAAGTCCTGAAGACTCGCAACGACGGCAACTTCTACTCGCGAAAGATCCTGCTCACGCGTCAAAGCGATGGCAAAGTCGTGCAGTACGGAATCGTACGGCTGAACTGCGACTATCTAGACGACGAACCGGCCAACGAGATTAAGAGCGAACGCATTCCGCTTGGACGTGTGCTCATCGAACACAACGTCCTACGGGAAGTTCAGCTGACCAGTCTCTGGCATGTTCAACCAGCGGAAGAACTTCGCGAGCTGATGCAACTGCAGCCGAACGAAACGGTCTACGGCCGAACTGCATTAATCTATTGCAACGGCGAGCCAGCGGTCGAACTGCTTGAGATCGTCACGCGTGATTAACACCACAGGACAAATAAATTGCTTTAGCTAACCAGCTAACCGACCGGTTTACGAAGGCGTGTCAGTTCGGTTTCAACATCTTTCCAAGCGACATCCTGCGGTAGGCAAGCTTGCTTCGCCGCGAGAGCTGATGCCACACCAGCCGCTTCCCCCATCGCCACGGCATTGCCCGTGACACGATAGCTCGCATGGGCAAAGAAGTCGCCGCTGATGCAGCGCCCCGCCATCATCAAGCCATCGACATCTTGAGCTATCAACGCCCGCAGCGGAATATCGAACGGCTTAGCTTTTACCCCATCGTTATGATAGGCAGCCTTCTTGTTGGCTTCGCGGGTAGCTGCATGAATGTCGACGCTAAACTCGGAACGACAGATCGCGTCTTCATGCCGAGCCCCCAGACGAACATCGTCGACCGTCACGAAGTAGCGTCCTTTAATCCGCCGACCGTCACGCACGCCGATCTGCTCGGCAGTCGTCACCAACTTGCAATCCTTCCAAAGCCCGCCCTGGCTTCGCAGCGCCCGAGCAATTTCGTACAGTTCACGACGTGCTCGAATCGTTGCCTCGGTAACAGCTGCGGCGTCAAACGGCTGGACACCGTATTCGTGATTCATCATCACCGCGGCAACCGAGCCGCCCATATACCACAGCGTCGGCTTGGCGTAGGAAGGATCGCGACCAGCAGCTTGAATGAACTCGCGGAATTGATCTTTGGTTTGTCCACCTTTCAAGCGATCAAACTGCTGCAACGCCTCAGGGCTGGCAGTGATGATGCCCATTAGCGACATCGGCTGACAGGGACAATCCTGATCGCGGCCGAACTCCCACGCGCAACCTGCTAGTGCGCCAACATCGCCATCGCCGGTTGTGTCGACCACGGTTCCCGCACGCCAGGCTTGTCGACCAGACTTCGACTCCGTGATCACGCCCCGCACCCGATTGGAGGCGTCCTTTTCAACTGCGACAATCCTAGTGTGGTACTGCACGCGGATCTTATTTTCATCGCACATTTGCTCGAGTAGCACTTTCATGCTCTCGACATCGTAGACGTAGTTCTTCGGCCCGCTTTGCCGCTGCGCATCCATCTCCTTGAGTCGACGGGGCAACTCCGCATTCAGCCCAGGCTTTTCAGCGTCCATCACATACGAGAGCATCCCGCTTGTCCACACACCTCCCAGGCAGCCGTGCGCCTCTAAGATCCGGACTGATGCCCCAGTCCGTGCAGCACTGATTGCCGTCGCGATCCCAGCCGGACCGCCGCCGCAGACCAAAACATCGGTTGTGTCGACAATCGGAATTGTTCGCTCTGCTTCCGTCAATTGATCAGGCGAATCGGCCGGCGTCGAATCAGCGGCCCGCAGGGCGGTTGGAAGCAGGACACCTGAAAGGGAAGCTGCCAGAAGCTGACGGCGTGACACAGGCAGGGGCATAAGAAGCACTTTCGCTGAAAGACTATTGGGGCAAGCAAATCAATCCGGGAAAGATCCTTTGCAGATCTAAGGCTTAGTCTACCGTCACTACGCTCCAATCTCCAATGCTTCTTGCCCCACGCTTGGGTTTCGCCGGTGGCTTCGACTGGTTGGCGCAACCTCGTAAAACCAGCGAGAAACAATAAAAGAGTCGCCAGAATCGTCTGGTAACTTGCTTGTGAGCCGTCTAGAATGACCGCGATAGTTGTTTAACCAACTGTCTTTGCAACGTGTTTGCCCGCCCCACTCAAGCTCGAAGGCCTCTCTCCCATGAGATATGTGGTATG
Protein-coding sequences here:
- a CDS encoding coproporphyrinogen-III oxidase family protein, producing MATDSTKTEVGSYFISNYPPFSQWSEDYVDELNTAIHSAPRDGVPLGLYLHVPFCRKRCKFCYFRVYTDKNAQEVETYVSALTKEIELVSQTEAMGGRPFRFVYFGGGTPSFLSPKQLKRLEDRLRSSISWDQAEEVTFECEPGTLSESKVKALREMGVTRLSLGVENFFDSILEENGRAHLSKEVYKAWDWIEAAQFPNVNIDLIAGMVGETWDTWRENIKKVLEFSPESVTIYQMELPFNTVYSQDILGNKIETPVADWPMKRAWVSYAFDELAKAGYAVSSAYTMVKDPNKVNFSYRDNLFGGSDLLATGVASFGHISGVHYQNKTEWADYTGTLLEKGELPLKRAYRPTPEQLLIRETILLLKRGYLDADYFRQKFGVEILEKWSDIWKQYQEEGLVTVDGDRIELTRDGLLRADGLLPPFFEPQFQGVRYT
- a CDS encoding glycine cleavage system protein H yields the protein MSESLVFMMGKFEATFPTDRQYSKNHLWATRSGNAFRFGFSAYAVRLLQDVYFLEWQVDEGATIKEGQEIGFIESSKAESDLYPPIAGVLARLNPDLMSDPSRINVDMYGEGWLYEIKGSGETLLSPQEYIEHLASVWDVTQRTIKGQLNE
- a CDS encoding ATP-binding protein, translated to MPKRLTVVVSQGQSNNPAKRKLEEDIVAALLFEPGIEVTIVPHLYDLKPDGPGIMGLQAITTDFVVLSWLYERAARWTLDRTSIHGKRGTTLLVHESDEDDDDLLDEPEEESKLRVIDSRSMPNRMIYCIDLRVSNNLQEYVDEVKRIHREVSTSVVELGGLNGNGSAGPTPQQLARVAQPTNDTAIKEGGELEKPIEAIEPFRIEEDAKRRWYPVIDYSRCTNCMECIDFCLFGVYGVDKVETILVEMPDNCRKGCPACSRVCPENAIIFPQHKTPTIAGSDEVAGGGLKIDLSQLFGKPQEDEKSLDAAVRERDEQLLLAGREAVGTAVGVPKRQAEKDSREKDELDDLIDAVDELDI
- a CDS encoding tyrosine-protein phosphatase yields the protein MRPFAVLFLLTTASLAIAQDPSKLPHGEHLPGVDNVLKISSHVVSGSQPHGEEGFKTLKELGVNVIVSVDGAKPDVGNAHKYGMRYVHIPIGYDGISDDAQASLKRVMKDFKQDKIFFHCHHGKHRGPAAAAVACREADVLSEGEALDFMRSAGTSSDYGGLWKEITEFHPIPITTELPMLVESAEVESLAAAMAKVDRIYDELVLCEKAGWKAPPEHQDLDPAQQALLLQEGLHESGRLLEENQYDANFRQMLADTESLILIMKKQIESDKSNEATASLKKVKAACSACHTDYRN
- a CDS encoding radical SAM protein — protein: MYFRLAKRALLETDKRLVAKFLWLMGFKGLRSVQKHKARLKRGEFFPPFLYISVINSCNLRCQGCWVDVSAKQAKIDVDAMDRMLGEAKAMGNAFFGILGGEPFMHADILEIFRRHQDAYFQVFTNGHFITDEVAKELRKLGNVTPLISIEGTEIISDVRRGRGGVYSKSMEGIQNCINNKLLTGVCTSLCQSNFDDLLREEWIDRLIEMGVFYCWYHGYRVVGPVPNPDLALTPEQQLAVRKFVVEMRVKKPIAIIDAYHDADGNALCPAATGFTHHISPYGDIEPCPVIQFAKESIHDERPLRQVFNESEFLGDFRELAAKNTRGCIILERPDLLSSFAKEHEAKDTTVRHAAYEELDALVSNPSQYNPGNEIPEKSWVYWLLKKYAFHDYGAYSKHFDIKNWQPTIHQEGQPPAAPQNLVQLEADSTTQA
- a CDS encoding prenyltransferase/squalene oxidase repeat-containing protein; this translates as MIDPARIRAAYEIAKQDLLNQRDSSGHWIGELSTSSLSTATAVSALQLALRNSSQSSEADVALIRKGVDYLLSHQNEDGGWGDTDLSYSNIATTMLTVAALTLTGDAEKNPSVLSAANQYIEQKGGIPGLRARYGRDKTFAVPILTNYALAGLVDWKEVAPLPFEAAVLPQAFYKFIQLPVVSYAIPALVGIGQAKYYHDKPWNPFSRMARAATFNMAAQVLTKMQPKSGGYLEAIPLTSFVVMSLAATGRANSEVAQNGLRFIRESVRPDGSWPIDTNLATWVTTLSINALSVLDDDDSHLTLDCLEWLLDCQTKDVHPFTGAAPGAWGWTDLSGSVPDADDTPGALLALRHFYDRGDLDDNTRQRIRAAAQRGCRWLIDLQNRDGGWPTFCRGWGTQPFDRSGSDLTAHAMRGLLAWINELHPREYQRLIQGKWYLFNQQKGGPWLPLWFGNQDREEEDNPIYGTSKVLSYFRDTHNLEYELHTPAPPTIVPKNAIRWLTSQQNEDGGFGGGNSIRDASVGRYESTVEETALAIEGLLCDDKGIENHPELEKALDWLCRRVEENSHVECSPIGFYFSKLWYYEKLYPRIMTVSALAYACKAIQAAPSSSVLSGSGTEN
- a CDS encoding polyprenyl synthetase family protein; this encodes MPSPSQPEANSGVKKRVSRRRKTAHLKQVPDRLALREEIQNRCYQICEKLDKSRPLSKDEMEKIVRQLLTEMELPESYVGWTMVMMASAFWRDQVSAIPPERRLFLLPHCLKHAEGCPADYDQFGLDCKTCGACSIADYRTQAEELGYRVLVAEGSPIVMKILVSGYVDAVVGVACLNVLEKAFDKILLAGIPCMAVPLHSSDCRNTSVDEQWVFDMIHLPHREPQQKTATYVHLMRAAQDMFEREELTRLIAPQRQTEATAHAKLADLPNLDPIGATEQLAIDFIGRGGKYSRPFTTLAVYDSLTGGQGTTANGATHVAEYSDAVKRGALAIETFHKASLVHDDIEDDDEFRYGEPTVHRQFGVSTGINLGDYMIGLGYRLVSREVKTLGPEVVSKIVDHLAEAHMRLSEGQGAELLWRDSVSKELTPIDALKIYALKTSPAFEAALHCGIALAKSKDEYRDEMRKFARHVGVAFQILNDLKDWLGDSDNKLSAGNDIIGGRPTVLWALALQSLKDDRKAELIQVANAPDLTAHAKIQRVRSLYLEGGVFEAAEQLVEKYRAKAEEIADGIEPEPFRRLLYYLVDSILETTEDHKPTIVIPTTTLEFPLAAPTS
- a CDS encoding FAD-dependent oxidoreductase, translating into MPLPVSRRQLLAASLSGVLLPTALRAADSTPADSPDQLTEAERTIPIVDTTDVLVCGGGPAGIATAISAARTGASVRILEAHGCLGGVWTSGMLSYVMDAEKPGLNAELPRRLKEMDAQRQSGPKNYVYDVESMKVLLEQMCDENKIRVQYHTRIVAVEKDASNRVRGVITESKSGRQAWRAGTVVDTTGDGDVGALAGCAWEFGRDQDCPCQPMSLMGIITASPEALQQFDRLKGGQTKDQFREFIQAAGRDPSYAKPTLWYMGGSVAAVMMNHEYGVQPFDAAAVTEATIRARRELYEIARALRSQGGLWKDCKLVTTAEQIGVRDGRRIKGRYFVTVDDVRLGARHEDAICRSEFSVDIHAATREANKKAAYHNDGVKAKPFDIPLRALIAQDVDGLMMAGRCISGDFFAHASYRVTGNAVAMGEAAGVASALAAKQACLPQDVAWKDVETELTRLRKPVG